The Kribbella sp. NBC_00662 nucleotide sequence GCGATCTCCTCGGAGTAGTTCCGCTGGCTGCCGAAGTCGCGGCCCAGGAACGGCTCGCTGCTGTCCTGGCCGAACTTGATCGCGCCCAGCCGCTCGGTCATGCCGTACTGCGTGACCATGGCCCGGGCCAGCGCCGACGCCTTCTCGATGTCGTTGCTCGCGCCGGTGGTGGGGTCGTGGAAGACCATCTCCTCCGCTGCTCGGCCACCGAGCATGTAGGCCAGCTTGTCGAGCATCTCCGACCGGGTGGTCGAGTACTTGTCCTCGTCCGGCATCACCATCGTGTAGCCCAGCGCGCGGCCGCGCGGCAGGATCGTCACCTTCTGGACCGGGTCGGAGTGCGGCAGGGCCGCGGCGACCAGCGCGTGTCCACCTTCGTGGTACGCGGTGAGCACCTTCTCCTTGTCCGACATCAGGCGGGTCCGGCGCTGCGGGCCGGCGATCACGCGGTCGATGGCCTCGTCCAGCGCGCGGTTGTCGATGACCTGCGCGTTCGACCGGGCGGTCAGCAGGGCCGCCTCGTTCAGCACGTTGGCCAGGTCGGCGCCGGTCATACCCGGAGTACGGCGGGCGACCGCGGTCAGGTCGACGTCCGGCGCCATCGGCTTGCCACGGGAGTGGACCTTGAGGATCTGCGTGCGGCCTGGCAGGTCCGGCGCGTCGACGGCGATCTGCCGGTCGAACCGGCCCGGGCGCAGCAGCGCCGGGTCGAGCACGTCGGGCCGGTTGGTGGCCGCGATCAGGATCACACCGCCGCGGACGTCGAAGCCGTCCATCTCGACCAGCAACTGGTTCAGCGTCTGCTCGCGCTCGTCGTGACCGCCGCCGAGGCCCGCACCACGGTGCCGGCCGACGGCGTCGATCTCGTCGATGAACACGATCGCCGGGGCGTTCGTCTTGGCCTGCTCGAACAGGTCGCGGACGCGGGAGGCGCCGACACCGACGAACATCTCGACGAAGTCCGAACCGGAGATCGAGTAGAACGGCACGCCCGCCTCGCCGGCGACCGCGCGGGCCAGCAGCGTCTTACCCGTACCGGGCTGGCCGTAGAGCAGCACGCCCTTCGGGATCTTCGCGCCGACCGCCTGGAACTTGCCGGGCTCCTGCAGGAACTCCTTGATCTCACCGAGCTCCTCGACCGCCTCGTCACAGCCCGCGACGTCGGCGAACGTGGTCTTCGGGGTGTCCTTGGTGATCAGCTTGGCCTTCGACTTGGCGAAGCTCATCACCCGCGAGCCGCCGCCCTGCATCGAGTTCATCAAGAAGATGAAGACCACCGCGATCAGCAGGAACGGGATCAGCGTGGAGAACACCTGGCCGATGAAGCTCGGCTTCGGGTTCTCGACGTCGTACCGCTCGATCTTGCCGTCCTGGAACAGGGACTGCAGGTCGGTGCCGAGAGTCTCGGCCTGGCCGTCGACCCAGTGCGCCCGGAGCTTGGTGCCGTCGGTCTTCTCGACCCGGATCTCCTGGTCCGGATCGATCAGCGTCACCGACTTGATCGTCTTGTCGCTCGACGACTTGGCCTGCTGGATCAGCTGCACGACCTGGCCGGTGGCCTCGGTCTTGTACCCGGTCGAGCCGGTCAGGAGCTGCCCGATCACCAGTACGCCCAGGAAGGCGACGACGATCCAGAACAGGGGTCCGCGGAAGATGCGCTTCACGTCCATGATCGAGGCCTAGGCCCCGTCCCTCCTAGCTCGGCAGGCCCGGGTATGGCGGGCTTGTGACGGTGATACCAGTCCAAGTGTCTCGTGTCGCACAAGACAACACAGCACGAGGGTCACCAAAGGACAGTACGACCTGTTGTACAGGCCGTCACCAAGTCTGCCTTGTAGGAGCGGGTCAGGAGTAGACGTGCGGGGCCAGCGTGGCCACACAGCGCAGGTTCCGGTACTTCTCGGCGTAGTCCAGACCGTAGCCGACGACGAACTCGTCCGGCAGTTCCAGGCCGACGTACTTCACCGGGACCCGCATCTTCGCCGCGTCCGGCTTCACGAACGCCGTGCACAGCTCGAGCGAGGCGGGTTTGCGTGACTCCAGGTTGCTGACCAGCCAGCTCAGCGTGAGCCCGGTGTCGATGATGTCCTCGACGATCAGCACGTGCCGGTTGGTGATGTCGGTGTCCAGGTCCTTCTGGATCCGCACCACACCCGACGACTTGGTGCCCGAGCCGTACGACGAGATGGCCATCCAGTCCATCTCCACGTGCCGGCTGAACGACCTGGCCAGGTCGGCCATCACCATCACCGCGCCGCGCAGGACACCGACCAGCAACAGGTCCTTGCCCTCGTAATCGGCCTCGATCCGCGCTGCCAGCTCCCGCAGCTTCGCGAGGATCTGGTCCTCGGTGTAATGGATCTTGGTCAGGTCCTTCTCGATGTCCGCCGCATCCACAGCCGTCAGCCTGTCACATCCGGCCCGAGGATGATGAATCCGCCCTTGCGGATCGCGCGGACGCCCTGTGGCAGGTCGATCCACCGCTGACCGCGCCAGTCGGTCACCAGCGCGTCGACAGCGGCGACGTGTCCGGCGGTCAGGTCAGTGGCCCGGCAACCGGCTTCCAGCGCGGCCTGCCGCAGTACCCGCGTGCGGATCGCCGTCGGCTGGTCAGTCAGTACGCCGACTTCCGCGCGTACCTCGCCCTCGGCACGGCTCAGTGCGGACTCGGCCGCGTCCGCAGCGAGCAGGTCGAGCGCATCGGCGTCTGCCCGGAGCAGTCCCGCCGTACGGGCCAGCGCCTCGACCACACCAGGCCCTAGCGCCTCCTCCAGCACCGGCAGCACCTCATGTCGCACGCGAACCCGCGTGTACTGCGGATCGTCGTTGTGCGGGTCGTGCCACGGCCGAAGCCCCGATGCGATGCACGCCGCGGCCGTAGTAGCGCGCGGCACCTCTAGAAACGGCCTCCTGAGCAGGCCGACCGCCGGAGCCATCCCAGCCAGCGACCGAGCGCCTGACCCGCGCCCCAGCCCGAGCAGGACGGTCTCGGCTTGATCGTCACGAGTGTGAGCCAGCAGTACGACGTCCGCCGCCAGCTCGTCCGCCGCGTCCCGCAGAGCGTCGTACCGCGCAGCGCGGGCCGCGGCCTCCGGACCGCCGTCGCTGCCGACCTCCACCGCACGCACCTGGACCGGGTCGAGCCCGAGCGTCTTGCACTGTTCGGCAGCGGTCGCCGCAACGTGCGCGGAGTCCGGCTGCAGACCGTGGTCGACGATGATCGCTCCGGCGCGCAGACCGAGCTTGGGCGCCTCGAAGGCCGTCGCGGCCGCAAGAGCGAGGGAATCCGTGCCGCCGGAGCAGGCGACCAGCACAGTGGTCCCCTGCGGCAGCTCGGCGAGCGTCGCCCGCACTGCCTCCCGGGCGCGAGCGATGGCCGGATGGAGCTTTCCTCGTCTGCTCTCGACCAATTGCTCCACGGCCGAGTCAGCCGTGGAGTCGGGTGACCCAGGCATCGGGGTTCGCGATCTCGGTCTTGGTCGGCAGCGTGTTCGGTCCGGTCCAGACCCGGTTGAAACCCTCCATACCGACCTGGTCGACCACGCGGCGTACGAACGCGGCACCGTCCTTGTACTGCCGCAGCTTCGCGTCCAGCCCGAGCAGCCGCTTCAGCAGCTGGTCGACCGGGTTGCCGCTCTGCCGGCGGGACGTGAACTTGGACCGGATGTTCTCGACGGTCGGAATGACCGACGGACCGACCCCGTCCATCACGAAGTCCGCGTGGCCCTCCAGCAACGACATGACGGCGGTCAGCCGGTCGAGCACGGCACGCTGCTCCGGCGACTGCATCAGGTCCACCAGGCTCAGGTCGGCCTCACCACGCACCGACCGCCCCAGCCGCTGCACGGCCTCCCGGAACATCGCGGCGTACGCCGATGCGTCCAGCTCGGCCTGGTCGAGGAACAGGGCGATCTCCGACCGCAGGTGGTCCCGCAGCCACGGCACGGCGGTGAACTGCACCCGGTGGGTCTCCTCATGCAGACACACCCACAGCCGGAAGTCCCGCGGTACGACGTCGAGCTCGGTCTCCACGTGCATGACGTTGGGCGCCACGAGCAGCAACCGACCGGTCAGGTGCGGCCGGTCAGGGTCCGGCTGTGCCGGGTAGAACGGGTCGAACTGGCCGAGCACCCGCGACGACAGGAACGCCAGGAGCGCACCGGCCTCGATCCCGGTCACCCGCGAGCCGACCGCCGAGGACAGACCGGCCGTCCGGTCCGCCTTCTCGCGCAGCTTGTCCGCCAGCGGCTGCAGTACGGTCCGGAAGCCGTCCGCGTTGGCCTGCACCCAACCGGGCCGGTCCACGATCACCACCGGCGCCGTGGCCGACGTGGCCTGCAGCCCGGTGAACTCGCGCACGTGCCCCTCGGACTCGGCCGCGAACCGACGCAGGTCGGCGACCACCTGCTCCGCTTCCGCGCGGCTGACCGCCGGCCCGGGGCGCAGCAACTTCCGCGCCACACCGTTCGCCAGCTGCCAGTCGACCATCTCGGTCGTGGTCTCGCCTTCAGCCGTACTCATACAACGACCCTAGTGCTATGTCCCAACATGTGCTGCTGAATCAGCAGCCGCAGTTGGCCAATGCAGCGGTGGTCCGGTCGAGTGCTGCGCGGGCGTCCAGGGTCTTCGGGACCGGGACGCTGTCGCTGGCGACCGCGAACACCAGCAGCGTGCCGGAGCGGTCCCGGGCGTACCCAGCCAGGCTGTGGACACCGGTCAGCGTCCCCGTCTTCGCATGGACCAGTCCGGTCCCTGTGGCGGTGCCAGGGGTGGTGAACCGCTCCCTCAGGCTGCCGTTGAAGCCCGCGATCGGGAGACCGGTCAGGAGGTGCCGCAGCTCCGGGTGGTCCTTGGAGATCGCCACCCGGACCGCGCCGGCCAGCAGGTCGAGCGGGACCTTGTTCGCCCGGGTCAGACCGCTGCCGTCGTAGATGCGGGCCTTGCTGACGTCCAGACCGAGCTTGGTGAGCGTCGCACGCACACCCTTCACGCCACCGACGTACGAACCGCCGTTGCCGGTCGCGATGCCGACCTGCCGCAGCAGCACCTCGGCCCCGTCGTTGTCGCTGTGCTGGTTGATGTACTCGACGATCTGCCCGAGCGTCGGCGACTTCACCAGCGCCAGCGGCGCCCCCTTGGCCTGAGCCGTCGCCGCCTTGACGGTCGGCGCCACCGTGATCCCGTAAGTGCCCAGCAGCTTCGCGAACGATGTGGCCGCAGCCTGGGCCGGTAAGGTCGCCCGCTTCGCCATACCTGGCGACAGGCGCCCCTCGTTCACCCACAGTGCGGTCGTCGGCGCGGCGATCCCTTCCGGGATGTAGTTGGCTTCCCAGTTCGCGTTGGCCGCCGGACCGGTGAACAGCGAGGCGTCGTACCCGAGGGTGACCCGAGTGGTGCCCTGCGCCTTCAACGCCTTCGCAGTACTCGCCGCGAGCGTCTGGAGGGTGGCCCGCGCCGGGTAGTCAGGAGCCTGCCTCACCGCGAGCAGCGGGTCGCCGCCACCGACCAGAACGATCGAGCCCTTGCCCGCGCTCACGACCTTGGTGGCGAACGTGTGATCCGGCCCGAGCGTCGCCAGCGCCGACACCGTGGTCAGGAGCTTCAGCGTCGAGGCGGGGGTGTACGGCGTGGCCGTGCCGACCGAGAACACCGGCTTGCCGCGCGAGGCGTCGTACACGTAGACCCCGTGGTGCGTGCCGAGTGACGGGTCCTTGAGAACGGCGGCGAGCGCCTTGCCGACACCGGCCGCCGTCGGCGCGACGCCTTCGGTGGTCGCCGGCGCCAGAACGGGCGGCGCCTGCTGGGTGGTCTGCACTGATCCGGGTACGGCGCCTGCTGTGCTCACCAGGCCGGCGCCCATGCTGGCGCACAGGGCCGTGGTGAGCAGCGTGACGAATGCCGCACGGGCAGGTCGTGCCACCGGGCTGCTCCTGTCATTCGGTCGGTCGGAACCGTGACAGTATCTGCCGTATGGAGTTCGACGTCTTCATCGAGATCCCCAAGGGCACCCGCAACAAGTACGAGCTGGACCACAAGACCGGTCGGCTCCGACTGGACCGGACGCTGTTCACGGCCACCCAGTATCCGTCCGACTACGGGTTCATCGAAGACACCCTCGGTCAGGACGGCGACCCGCTGGACGCGCTCGTGCTGCTGACCGAGCCGACCTTCCCCGGTTGCCTGATCAAGGCCCGGGCGATCGGCATGTTCCGGATGACCGACGAGAAGGGCCCGGACGACAAGGTGCTCTGCGTCCCGGCCGGGGACCCGCGCCAGGAGCACCTGCGCGACATCCACCACGTGCCGGAGTTCGACCGGCTCGAGATCCAGCACTTCTTCGAGGTCTACAAGGACCTCGAGCCCGGCAAGTCCGTCGAGGGCGCCACCTGGGTCGGCCGCTCCGACGCCGAGGCCGAGATCACCGCCTCCTTCGAGCGCCTCAAGACCGAAGGGCACTAATCACCTGAGAGGCGGCGGAGCAGCGCGAGCAGGGTCTTGCGCTCCGCCGCCGTCAAGGGCTCCAGCAGGTCCGCCTCGGCGGCGTAGATGAGTTGGTCCATCGCGTCCAGCTGCTTCTCGCCGGCGGGAGTGATCGCCACGATCTTGCGGCGCCGGTCGGCCGGGTCGACCCGCCGGACCAGCAACTCCAGCTCCTCGAGCTCGTCGAGGAGCGTCACCAGATCACTGCGGTCGAAGCCGATGCGGTTGGCAAGGGTCGCCTGAGCGGCCTCGCCGTCGTCGGCGAGGCTCGCGAGCACGTGGTAGTGCTGCGTGCGGACGCCGGCCTCCGTCATGTGCTGGCGGACCAGCCGCTGGGCCTGCTGGTTCGACCGCCCCAGCGTCCACAGCACCCGGTCGGCCAGTCGATGCGTCGGCCCCTTCTTCACCCTCCAACTCTATTGGCACCGTCCACACATCGCGTTATCGTGGGAACCTCCTATTATTTATATCTCCCACGATATGGAGAGCCCACAATGCGCGCAGTGCGCTTCCACCGCCACGGCGGCCCCGAAGTCCTTCAGCTCGACGAGATCGACGTACCCGAGCCCGGCGCCGGCCAGGTCCTGATCCAGGCCGAGGCGATCGGCGCGAACGCGATCGACGCCGTACTCCGCCGCGGCGGCTCGCCCTGGGACCGCCCTCTCCCCGGCACCCTCACCGGCGATGTCGTCGGCCGGATCGTTGAGCTCGGCCCGGACACCCCGCCCGGCGTGGCCGTCGGCCAACGCGTCTCCGCGCTCACCGTCGACGCCTTCGCCGACTACGCCGTTGCCGACGCCACGTTCCTCGCCACGATTCCCGACGACGCCGACGCGGGCGAAGCCTCGATGATGTCGCTGACCGCCCCGCTCGCCCTCCGCGTCCTCGAAGCAGGTCACATCCCGGCCGGCGGCACGGTGCTGATCCAGTCCGCCGCCGGCACGATCGGCCACCTCGCCACCCAGCTCGCCCGCTTCTACGACCCCAGCAAGATCATCGGTACGGCGTCCTCCGCGAAGAAACTCGACTTCATCCGCGACCTCGGCGCCGAACCCGTCGACCTCGGCGACCCCGACTGGCCGGCCAAGGTCCGCGCCCTCGCCCCGGACGGCCTCGACACCGTCCTCGACGCGGTCGGCGGCAGCGTCTTCGACCAGGGCCTCGAGCTCGTGAAGCCGCTCGGCAGGATGGTCTCGTACGGCGCCATCACCACCGAGGTGCCAACCGTCCCGGCGCTCGGCCTCCAGCTCCGGATCCTCACCGGTGTCTCCCTGTACGGCTGGCAGCAGGCCCGCCCCGACGAGGCCCGGGCCGACATCGCCGAGGTCGTCCGCCGCTGGCAGTCCGGTGACCTCCGCCCGGTCGTCCACGCCACACATCCGCTCACCGACGTGGCCCGGATCCACGAAACCCTCGACGCCCGCGAAAACCTCGGCCGGCTGATCGCCGTCCCGTGAAACCATGGCAGGGTGGAGCTTCGGCAGATGCGGTACTTCGTCAGCGTTGCCGAGGAGCTCCATTTCGGTAAGGCGGCGGAGCGCCTCTACATCTCCACCCCGACCCTGAGCCAGCAGATCAAACAGCTGGAACGCGAGGTCGGTACGACGCTGCTGATCCGGCACAGCCGCGGCGTCGAGCTGACCCCGGCCGGCCGGGTGTTCCTGGCCCGCGCCCGCGAAACCATCCAGGCGGCCGGCCTGGCGCTGAAGGACACGCGCCGGGCCGCCGGCCTGGACGAGCCGGTCCTGCGGCTCGGCCTGCTGAACGGCATCCCCGGCCGGCTCCCCGCCGCCCTCGAGCAGCTCGCCACCGAACGCTTCCCGAACAGCACCGTCACCCTCGAAGCCGGCACCACCACCGACCAGCTCCGGATGCTCACCGCCGGCGAGATCGACCTCGGCCTGGTCCGCACGCCGTTGACGTTGCCCCCAGCAATCACTTCCGAACAGCTCGCCGCCGAGGAGCTCGGAGTACTGCTGACCGCGACCCACCCGCTCGCCGCGCGGCTCGAGCTGACTCTCGACGACCTGGCCGGCCTCGAGCTGATCTGGATCCCGCGGGTCGCGGCGCCGGAGTTCTACGACGATGCGCTCGGCCGGCTCGGCCCCGGCGTACGGATCAGTGAGATCAGCATGAGCCACTCGCAACTGCGCTCCGCGCTGCTCGTCCGCCGGTCCGCGATCAGCCTCGGCTCTCCCCGCGCCGCAACCGCGGACATCGTCTGGCGACCGATCGCCGGCCGCCCGCTGATCGCCCGGTACGCCGCCGTCTGGCGCACCGATTCGCGCAACCCAGTGCTCCAGGCAATGCTCGTTAGCCCCGGCCTAACGGTCGTTAGTCAAGAAGTCGTGGTCGACTGACTCGTCCGGTGGTTGGCTCGAAACGTCAACCACCGAAGGAGATTCAGTGCAGGAACACGTAGTGATCGTCGGCGGCAGCTCCGGCGTGGGCCGCGCGCTGGCCACCGAGCTCGTTGCCCAAGGCAGCGAGGTCACGATCGCCGGCCGGTCACCCGAGAAGCTCGACGCGGTACGCCGGGAACTCGGGGTCCACACCGTTGCCATGGACCTCGGCATCGAGCAGGACATCGAGCGGCTCCTCGCCACCACCGGCAAGGTGAACCACATCGTCACGACCGCCGCGGACGTCGGCGGCGCCTACCAGCCGATCAGCGAGTACGACGTGGACGCGGCCCGTTCCGCGGTCGACTCCAAGCTGCTCGGGCCGCTGCTGCTGGCCAAGCACGGCGCATCGGTACTCGAACCCGGCGGCTCGATCGTCTTCACCTCGGGCATCGCGGCGTACCGTCCCGGACCGCGCGCATCGTTGCTCGCGGCACTCAACGGCGCACTGGCGTCACTCGCCGCGGCGCTCGCGGTCGAGCTCGCACCGCTCCGGGTCAACGTGGTGTCGCCCGGCTGGGTCGACACCCCGATCTGGCAGGACGTCGCTGGCGACGCCGCGCCCGCGACCCTGGCCGCGATGGCGGACCGCCTCCCGGTCGGCCGTATCGGCCGGACCCAGGACATCGCGGCCGCCATCATCGCCCTGCTGCGCAATGGTTTCATCACCGGCACCGTTCTTCACGCCGACGGCGGACACCGGCTGGTCTAGGAGGTAACAGGTCAGGGACGGCCGAAGAAGTTCGGTGGGATCCAGTAGTACACGCTGTCGATCTGCACCGGCTTCCCGGTCCGCGGCGCGTGGATCATCTGCCCGTTGCCGAGGTACATGGCGACGTGGTGGATGGTCCCCGGGTCGCTCGGGTTGGTGGCCCAGAAGATCAGGTCGCCCGGCCGCAGCTCGTCCTCGTCGATGTGCTGGATCTGCTCGTACTGCGCGACGCTGTAGTGCGGGAGCTGGACACCGGCCCGCTCCCAGGCGCCCTGGGTCAGCCCGGAGCAGTCCCAGCGCGACGGTCCGGTCGCACCCCACAGGTACATGTCGCCGAGCTGCCTCAACGCGAAGTTGATCGCGTCCCGGGCACTACCACCCGAGCTGTGCCCGCCGCCGTTGCCGCCATTGCCGCCATTGCCGTCGTTGCCGTCGTTGCCCGGCTTCGGCTTGTGGTGCTTCGGCGGCTTCTTGCCGTGGTTCTGCTTCTGCTCTTCCTTCTCCTCGCGGGCCTGCTCAGCTGCTTCGCGGGCCCGCTCGGCGGCCTCCGCCCGGCGCTCCGCGGCCTCCCGGGCGGCGATCCGGCGCTTCAGCTCGGCGGCCTTCTTCGCGGCGAGGGCGGCGGCTCGCTGTCGCGCAAGCTCCTCGAGCCCCGCCTGCCGCTGGGCGGCTACCTTCACCGAGATGTTCTGCAGTACGGCGAGCTGCGCGATCGACTGGGTGCGCTGCACCCCGATCGCGGTCACGGCCGCGGACTGGGCGGCCTCCGCGTCCTCGGCAGCCTTCTTCGCGGCGGCCGCTTCGTCGGTCGCCTTCTTCACCTTCACGACCGCCTGGTCGGCCTGCACCTTGAACAGGTTGGTCATCACCTGCGTCGCGGAGAACCGCAGGTACGAACCCTGCATCGCGGCGGACACCGAGCGCGCCGCGCCTGCAGAGTCGAGCAGATCCTGCGGACCGTTCGCGGTGAACAGCGGCGCGATCTTCGCCACGTCGCCACCACCCTGGTACGACGCGGCGGCGAAGCGACCGATCTGCGCCCGCTGGGTGGCGAGCGTCTTCTCCGCCTCCGTTGCCCGGGCCGCGGCGGCAGCTGCCTCTGCCTTGGCCTGCTGCAGTCGGTAGACGGCGCCGTTGTACGCCTCGTCGGCGATGCCGGACTGGATGCCGAGCTGCTCGAGCCGCGCGTTCGCCGCGGCCAGCCGGCGCTCGATGGCTGCGACCTGACCAGCCTTGGAGGCGGCGGCCTGCTTGGCCCGTTCGACCGCGGCCTTGGACGGGATCACCGGCGGCTTCGGCTTGGCAGCCTCGGCCGCAAGGGGCTGGATGACCATCGTGCCGGCCAGACAGATCGCGAGCACCCCGGAGAGCAGTGCCCTACCGGTCTTCCCAGTGCTCCCGACCCGCCCGCCGGACGTGGCCCTGAGGGGCGTCCGCATCGGGATCGTTCCTTCCGCCGGTCACGAACCCCTTCCCCAGGGTTCGTGAACTTTTGGTCCTCCTGGACCACATACGTGACACTAGTTGCCTACAGCCCCAATGGGAACAGCTTTCACACAAGTAACTTTGTTTCACCCGTGTGTCGACTTGACAAACTACAAGCTTGTAATTCCGCGAAGGCCCAGGTCGGCGCGCAAAAACGCCCTCCGGCCGGAGCCGGAGGGCGTTCTGTGACGTGTCAGGTGTTCAGCGGAGGGCGAACGAGGCGACCACCGGGAGGTGGTCCGAAGCCGGCGTGACCGGCACGGCGGCCTTGACCGCGCGCAGGCCCGCGCTGTGCAGCTGGAAGTCGATCCGCTTGGTCGGGTTGCCCGCCTCGATCGTATAGCCGGGGCCGACGCCGACCTCGGTCCAGGTGTCGTCGTACACGGCGGTCAGGGTCTTGATCTCCGGCGCCTCCGGCGTCGCGTTCAGGTCGCCCACCAGCAGCGTCGGGGTCTTCGACTTGCCGAGCAGCTCGACGACCTTCTGCGCCTGCTCCAGCCGCTCGGCGTTGCTGTTGCTGGTCAGGTGCGTGTTCGCGAACCGTAGGTCGGCCCCACGGACCTTGATCTTCGCCACCGCGAGACCGCGCTGCTCGCCGGTCGGGTACAGCGGCAGCAGCGTGTTCTCGAAGTTCTTGATCGGGTACTTCGACAGGATCGCGGTGCCGTACTGGCGCCGCGGCTCGCCCGGGTTGACGGGCGGGAGGTCGAGGTTGGCGGCGTACGCGTAGTGCATCTTGAGCCGCTCGGCGAACCAGGCCGGCTGGTCCACCCAGTTGCTCCGCACGTCCCAGTGCCGGTCGACCTCCTGGAGGCCGATCACGTCGGCCCCGGACTGCTCGATCAGTACGGCGATCCGCTCGAGATCGAGGACACCGTCGATCCCCGCGCCGTGATGGATGTTGTACGTCATCACCGTCAACGGCCGCTCCGGCCGCCCGGCGTCGGGATTCGCCGCGGCGACGGTCGGCACCGCAACCAGGAACCCCACCAGGACCGTCAGCAATTTACGCATGCGCCCATCCTTCCGGAAAACCGGCGACACTCGCACAACGAATGAGTGTCGCCGGTCTGAACGGCGGTGGGCGCCTGAGGCTCTCAGTGCACCAGGCGGCCGACCGCGCCCTTCGCACCCGAGGCCCAGCAGCCGGCGTGTGAGCCGTGGCCGGCGCATTCGACGCTGTCGAAGCTGCCGTCGTAGAACTGCTTCCAGCTGCGTCCGCCGTCGAAGCTGACGTCGCTTCCGGACGGGCCGACCGCGACGACGGTCGACGGCGACCACGGCACGAAGTGCGACCCGCTGCGGTACCCCTTGGGCGCCTTGTCCGCGGGCACGAGCTTCCAGGTGCGGCCACCGTCGTACGTGATCGAGGCCGCCTTCACCGCCTCGTCCGGCTTCTCGAAGTCACCGCCGACCGCGACACCGAACAGCGGGTTCCGGAACGCGAGGCTGAAGATGCCGGCCGCCATACCACTGGCCATCGGCGAGTCCGAGACCCGCCAGTGCCGGCCGCCGTCGATCGTCCGGAACACCCGTGGCCGATCGCCGCCACCGGTCGCGAACCACGCGGTCCGGCCGGGCCCGGCGACCAGGCAGGTCCCGCTCGCCGCGAACGCGAACTCACCGGGCAGCGCGGCCGGCATCCCGGCGTTCGACTGCACCTTCCACGACTTGCCGCCGTCCGCGGTCGCCGCGATCCGGAACTTCCCGTCCACCGGGTCGCTCATCGCCAGCCCGTGCTTGTCGTCGTTGAACGCGAAGCAGTCGTAGAACGCGTTCGGGTCGGTGTTCCGGAACGTCTCGGTCCAGGACTTGCCGCCGTCGGCGGTGCGGTAGACCCGGGAGTCCTCGCCGGTCCCGATCGACAACGCGACAGCGCGCTTCGCGTCGAACGCCTCCACGTCGCGGAACTGCAGCGCCGACGCGCCGGCCGGACTGACGTTCTGCCAGTGCCTGCCGCCGTCGACGGTACGCAGTACCGTCCCCCCGGTCCCACCCACCCAGGCGACGTCCTTGCTGACCGCCGCAAGCCCGCGGAACTGCGCCGTACTTCCGGTCGGCGTCAGCTCCCAGCGGTACGACGGCCCGCCATGCGCCTGGGCGGGGATGACCTGGGACGACATCAACAACAGACCTCCTGCCGCGAGAGCGGCCACACGCAGGATTCTCATGCGCCGCAATCTAACCGCAGGTCATGTCAGCTTGAAGGACTGCGCGGTGCTTCCGTTGCAGGTGAGTTGGACGAGTTGGGTGCTGTCGGCCGTCGAGCCGCCCGGAACCGTCAGGCATTTGTTGCTGAAGCGGCTGACGAAATGGAAGTAGCCGCTGCCTTCGGAGACGGCCTGCCATTGCTGGTTGGTTCCGTTGCTGTAGGTCCACAGCTGCAGGCCGGCGTTGTCGGCGGCGGACACTCCGGTCACGTCGATCACCTTCGTGGCGTCATTGCGGTTGTTGACCCGCGTGAAGCCGCCCGACGTCGGCTGGAACTGGAACTGCTGTGCCTGCGTGCCGTTGCAGCTGTACTGCTGGATCACGGTGCCGTT carries:
- a CDS encoding WD40/YVTN/BNR-like repeat-containing protein, with protein sequence MRILRVAALAAGGLLLMSSQVIPAQAHGGPSYRWELTPTGSTAQFRGLAAVSKDVAWVGGTGGTVLRTVDGGRHWQNVSPAGASALQFRDVEAFDAKRAVALSIGTGEDSRVYRTADGGKSWTETFRNTDPNAFYDCFAFNDDKHGLAMSDPVDGKFRIAATADGGKSWKVQSNAGMPAALPGEFAFAASGTCLVAGPGRTAWFATGGGDRPRVFRTIDGGRHWRVSDSPMASGMAAGIFSLAFRNPLFGVAVGGDFEKPDEAVKAASITYDGGRTWKLVPADKAPKGYRSGSHFVPWSPSTVVAVGPSGSDVSFDGGRSWKQFYDGSFDSVECAGHGSHAGCWASGAKGAVGRLVH